GGATATCAtcaactccatttacctgatcaggatatagggctcacggcggtgtgaccggtcgacaggggttgcttactcctcctaggcacctcatcccatctctggtgtgtccaggggtccgtgtttgcccaactatctattttgtattgcttgtaggagttatgagattgatcactgttcgttatcttcacctttcattgatcactgttcgttatcttcacctttcattggtgTTTTGTGGAGAATGAAGCATAATAAATGTAAGCGGTTCTAAGTCGCTTTCGATATGCGTACTCAAAACGCAATTTGTATTATTGACTACATggacaataaattgatttttatagTTTCAGTTTTCCAAGAACATTTTAGCCGaatgctcaagtgagctttcctgatcaaaacttccgttgtctgtcgtcataaacctttcacattttcatcttcttcagaaccacttggccaatttcaaccaaattaagcacaaatcattcttgggtaaagggaatttaGGTTTGTTCAAATAAGGGGCAATGctcttctccaaggggagataaaaGCGAAAATACActgacaattttaaaaaaaatctttttacgACTTTTGATTGATAGATTGAtagatgttttccgccacactaaacaatttttcagttatctggtggcgcccagtttttattggtggaagagagaacccagatacaatgtacctgggaagagaccaccgaccttccgaaactaaactgggaaactttcacCCTTACCGGCGCCGACAGatgtgagaggccgtgtgattttgagcgcgatgctctaaccactcggccacggagccccccccccccccccccctcctcaatTCTGCACTGCGGCTGGAAGATTCCACGTAGATTCATtatctggcccagtgatttaagaaattatatttttaaaaattcctatcATATtcgcatgtacaactttgatcccctattgtggccctaccctacccccggggatcatgattttaacatacTTTCATCTGCACTATGCCAAAAAGCtgttattataggattaaacattctttttgaagaatttatcgatgtgtaaactccggacattttactcacaaactgaataaaagtgcgaagcacttttatgttaagtttgtgagtaaaatgtccggagtttacacatcgataaattcttcaaaaagaatgtttgattcttataattccaattcattcactttattaacaattgcaaaaatttgaatagtttccccgcactatgttatttgttttcaggcgagTATGAATACATCGCATTTTCGggtttattgatgtataaactcttgttcagctttatttttgtccaatcaaaacaattgtaataaataacattggaattatataacTTTGAAATTGTaaggcccaatggttcttgagaagattttttcatatatattcgcatgtaaaactttgattccctattgtggccccaatctacccctggccccaggatcatgaaacatcttaagcttaagtcaaaatctgaatattgtgaTAAAATGATTCAGAAGTcaatcattccaaaataaaattgctaTTCAATATTGTTTCATTGAATTTCTAGTGTCCGcaaattaagagtttcagtTCAAAAGTAATGAACATTTTACAggtgattgaaattttgacttaagtctgagtttgTTACATGATCCTGGGGCCAGGGCTATCATTTtgacaaacttaaatctgcactatgtcagaaaggtatcttgcaaatttaaaaaaattaagtaaGAATTCAGTTCATTTAAGCAATGAAGCTTAGTTTGTATCAGGTTTACCACGTGACTGAGATTTCATTGAAATGATATTCGGTTTCGTACATGATAATTGTACAACTActgtggggggagggggagatTTCTGATAATGAACGAAGTAGGGACGGTCTAAAATGTACTAAATTCAATGACTTTATGACAATGTAGTAGTATATGGATCCTATAGTACTGTCAGTCAAAGGTTTAAATTGTCCAAACGTTTGTAATTGTCGAAATTGTTGAAAGGTATAAAGTATTAATTGGCCGAATCCTAACCCATGGTAAAAACTCAGTAGGAACAAAATTGTTACATCAATCACCGGTCATTATGcaaatattgtaaatgaatgAAGGATATCAAGCAAATCGTTCCAGTACACATTTATTTgatttaaggaagttagctcctgagcttttgagcacacctgcgcaggatgctacaactaagtatttactggttcaatactgatcccatagGTGCGAACATATTACATATCTATCattgaaccctatccagttgaaaaatttgtgtcaatttaaatattgaaagggttttgcagggattatattttgtggcggaaggattgattaattaaaaagttctaaatctgcgtgatattaCCGTATCTGTTTTCATCCTATATATCTTCGATTTTTATACTACTATGCgtatatttcagttttatgatttatgatataagtagttgagacttggaactagtttgAAATACTGAAATTTAGTGACAATTTAGATGAGTCACATGCAAGTCGAAAGCTGAAGAACGCGATGTACAATGTCtttctaaattattttttaatcacCAAAAATTTGGTAACCTGTAAAATGAGCAGCAATAGTTTCTCTTATCATAAATATCAAGGTTACCCAAACGTTTGGAAGGCCTGTGGGCAGGACCAAAATTGGGTTTGAAAAAACGTTTGCAAAAGAAATTATGATTGCACATGTGAACTGCACTCgattttattaatttggttgatctatttttccaaacagaacaccgattcttaaaaacgtttaaaattaaatttaccaaaaactttgtttaaaaattcagtatttttgccaataatttaaaaatttcgtCTCTAACCCGGATTCCTTTTAGttctattttaaattttaagacaagaccttgaaaattatgggaaattttagaaattgacattactcctaatatgtcctttcaAACTCatggatttttttaatatcaagtgcaaaaatgtcattatttatttccattactagacgtattaaacttttttttatctgcAGTGTTAGAAGTTTAgtacactgtagctcaataacaagcgttgcggGACAACCCCTGTGTTTCTTTtaaatttcctaattctcctttaatgtagaaatcaaaaatacacttccccccccccccaaaatgacattactccaaatctcaggtgcgaacgTCTttaaacttataattctttttttttatgcatGCATCAAACAGAATTTGGATAGAAAACTTAATCAATGCTCTACTGAATTATAAgttttctttattattatttaattatgtttttaaaatagaaaaacataTAGTTTCTCTCGTCAAAAAATGGAtgaacgtttttgaaatggcgcgtaggaatacacataagtaacaatgaaaacaacaaaactggctGTGCGTTTGGGTCAGGTAGAGTTACTGGACagaattaaatgaattatacgccaaattaaaggtacagtgtttaattgattgattgtatcttgcttaacgtctcgctcgagaatttttcactcatatggagacgtcaccaagaccggtgaagggcttcaaatttagacctatagcTCGGCGCTTACatccattgagcagtgagggttctttaacgtgcaacacctactgtgacacgggtcatccgtttttaaggtcatctccgaggacccgtgacattcacacctgatgccgagcgtttggcgatggaactatcactacccgttttaacgacttgggtctgtcgcggccgggattcgaaccccgacctaccgcatgcggggcgaacgctctaacctagtggttaaaagctgaattagatataaagaAAGAGAACAAGCGACGACTGAATATATGCTGCATTGTGtcggaggagacgttgaacactggctGTGAAGTAGGAATGGTGGAATGcgactcggctccatttcaatatcaagtacAAAGGTCAACACCTTTTCATCTAAATCGCCCTTGTTACGCCCGATATAACgcatttcaatttcattaatatttaccagattAAAAGTCGCCGCTTGCTCCATCATGTGATCGAACTCGTTAAGCAGACGATACATAcccgggaactcgtgtaatctgtctacttctacaattctgccacgtcatcactGTATGACttgtgttgtttctttaaatatgtattttatgaatatcttggttgtgtttatttttggtagcaattgcaacaacaacaacaaaaaacaaaaaaaaaaaacgaatacatttcgtttacaatccccgttctataaatagcgctaaaattagaacggggaagacgcttttcagagaaaagtagtcccacGTGCTTAGAGCAGATGAACTCCGGACGAAATTTTTAATGACTAAGAAAcaaatttttcatccaatcagcatcgttgttaagtcatcactttaaaagtctGTACACACTTGCTGCGTGATAATTTTGTGCTTTGGTTCAGTGCTCATTACTATAGCCCACAATTGCaatagttattttttttaatgacttaTGATATGGTTTAAACTTCGCAAATTCCAGGGGCGAGGTCTGGATTCCCCTAGATCCGCGGGGACGAGGTCTGGACCCTATCTAGATCTGTGATTAACGTAGCAGGAGTACCACAACATGACAGATACTTTAATGTCATCAATACAACcatttttacataatataacatATGCGCATGATAATCCCCGTGTTGATACTTTCTGTACTTTGATTCCAGTATACTTTAAGTAAAATTATATACCCGGAGTTCTCGTTCGTACCATACCTATGGGAGACAACTATAAGTACATGGTCATTTCCGTGATCCGTGAGTGTGCTTCGGGTTGTTGTAGGTGAGGTACGAATGGCTTCTCTGGGTAGAAATATTTGACGATTTTCGAAGAGAAAACAATCAGTACGGTTTGACCTGAGCAATGTCGGAAAAGCCTTAAATGGCCTGAATGAAAAAGACACTTGAAataatacattgaatatttatttacaagttACAACAAAATGACGCTGCCGTGTTGGTTTCTAGAGATCTGTTTTGGGTCGTTTGGTGAGGTAATCTGCGATCTTGGGTAGAGACTTTGTTTTATTAAGGTTAGCTTTTAATTCGGGGAACTTATCTAATACTTTGTCATCCTTCTCCAAAAATCGAGATACTACATCAAAGAAATATATGTCTGCTAAGCTGAGCTGAAAGAGAAACATCATTTTCGCTAGAGTATATTGTACAATGTAGTGTATTAGAATAATGGTAGGTCGTCCTACTTATAGTCAATAAATTACATGATAGCTGCGATCTTCATCTGAATTACCTTTTTTCCTACAAAATACTGCCCGCCATTATCCTTCAGAGTTTTCGACAAAAACCCCATCCCACGCGGGATGCTTTCTTCCATTAGTTTTTTAGTCTGTTCCGCCTGAAATAACACGTGATTGCTTGAGGAATACTATGGAAACTGAATCATAACATCAGCTTCATGCACGACAACCAAATATATTGCAGAAATTTTTGGTGTTAAGTATTCGGATACATATACTATCtttcatatatacaaatatgtattaTTCAAATGACAGGAAATCGGTGTTTACAGACAAACAGTTTATATTTACCTTTTTTTTCTCGTCTTTTTCAAAAATCGGAACGATCATTTCCTCGTGAAGATCGTGAACATTATCTACCACCTGGTCAATCTGAAGTTGTTCCAGGTCATTCGTTCCAGCCAAACCTGTATAGttaaaagtaaacaaaattattGGAGTGTATACCAGCTCTTAAAGACAATTTTGAAGTCCCATTCATGGATgtgtgtttatttatttattttttacgtcccgtcgagaatttttcactcgtattgagacgtcaccagctgtaggtgaagtaccacaaatttagacctatgcttagcgttcagggccgtagcagtgaggttcctttatcgtaccaacgcctgttgtgacacgggacctccatttttaagttCATACCCGAAAGAACCGTGATTATCATTTCTAactgccgagcatttggcgaaggagcaatcactacctattttaacgtcttagttTTGACGCGACCATGGCAGGAGCGGGGCTCGAATCCACGACCTCTCGGTGAcgaagtgaacgctctaccactgaactgCCATGACCGGTCATTCGTGGATGTATAaaagatttcaaaccacaaaacaaacaatataatatgtttaaaaaaacgCACAAGTTACACAACTAAacgaaatgcaaaaaaaaatatactttaACATATACCGTATGTATGTTTGAGTGTTGGGTTTTCAACGGTCTGTATCTCTGAATTCAGGTTGTTTTACATTGCATGGTCACACTTAATTCCATATATTGACCTGACACTTAATTCCATATATTGACCTGACACTTATACCCTATATTGCCCTGACACACTAGGAACACACAAAAACATTCACTATGAAGAATCATAGGAAAGGTGTCCATAATCAGGACAAAAAGGTCGAAAACACATAGAACGAAAATGTGCGGAAGATTTGGCCGATAATGATAATGGCGAAAGAGCACCGCACAGCTTTACAAGCTCTCGTTCTTTTAAAGGGCAAGCAACATGACCAAGGTGAGTCTCGAGTGTGTATTTAAAAACCGTGATTCTCAAAACCCAGTGGTTTTACTGTCCACGAAAGGCATGCATGAAAATATGTTGGGCCAGGGCAGTACTATATAccgaccctgaagcgtactgtTGCACCGGTAAAACGGCCCAACACATTTTCATGCCTAGGGAACGCTGATCAagaatttatttgtttttattgattaaaCAACCAATGTAGTAATCAAACTGTAGGTTTTATTTACGTAATCTTAATTTGGCTGATTATTTTCTTTAACTTATTTTTAGTGATCATTTTAATTGTGATTCAGTAATGAAAATCTTTGTATGTCTTTTAAAATGTGAATGATCAGAATTTCTGGTATTTTTCTTTGCAGACAGCAAATTTACTTTAATTAATTTAGTTAGGGATTTAACCATTGTTAATGAGACTGTAATTAAAAGCTGCATGACCTGGAATTTttcttccaaaaaaaaaagaatttaacttACTGCATAGGTATAATTTAACATTTACTTATTTCCGCCAAGTCCGCGGCCAAAACAAAAATCCGCGGAATTATTGTAGTATGTAATCTATGTCCATGTAAACCATATGCAACACGGTGAAATCTGGTACCAGCGGACAAACCAAAGATGATAATCCGCAAAATTATGATTCTGTGGAATCAAATATGTCTACAGTATTTTAATGTGGGTGAGGTTGTGTAAAACGTCATCACCTTTCTTCAAAGCCTAAAAACATGTccttttcaatgaaaatacagGAGGAATTATCACCATAACGAGAAAACGCGATAAGTACTTTTTTCAAGGGCTCTTACACACGCTTCATCCCGCGGTGGAAGGAGAGAAGTATGAAGGGAAGACAAAACTAAACACGGTCGTCCaagcttttaaatcgaggtaggctattgacaaataagtttatgttacagggtttcaaaagtctgctttaaattcaacatttcgcaaattctttcgtcgttataacaatctaatttaccaatataacctgtcattaggtcaaatgctgcctgccgtgtttcatatcgattgttaggccgtatTACTTTAGCTGATCAAGATAGATGGCTCACGACGGGTCTGACCGATCAATAGAGGAcacttactcctcttaggcacctgagcCTATTTCCTTCGAAACAAAGAAATCAAAACTAGATATGTATTTCTTGAAAGTCAATTTGACGAAAATGTTCCCCATTGTGTGACGAGAAGTTAGTTTCACGAAATGTTTGCAGATTGTTTTACGTCCGATTCGTGAATTTTTTCCCCATGTAGAAGCGTCCTGATCAGCAAGTTTGAGTGAAAGGTCACAAAGTTTGACCTTTACATGATGCCAATAGCCATTATCTTATTAACACAGGAATTTCGATTTTAAGcccagtggtagagcgttcgcttcgtaaccgggaagtcgtgagttcgagtccctctCCTTCGTCAAACACTCgatatttataaaagagaattatgggtcttttggatattaccttaaaaacggaggtcccgtgtcacgacgGCGTTAACACGTTAAAGAATCCTTACTACCACGGCTCCTAGCGCTAAGCATAcgtgtaggtctaaatttgtggtacttcacctacagctggtgacgtcttaatatgagtgaaaaagtctCGAAGGACGTAAAGCAAACAATCAAACAACTGATTTTGAAGGTCATTTCCCAAACAATCAAACAACTGATTTTGAAGTCATTTCCCAAACAATCAAACAACTGATTTTGAAGGTCATATCCCAAACAATCAAACAACTGATTTTGAAGGTCATTTCCCAAAGGCAGATGGAGGTGATTTAAAGACATCTTGTCCGTTACCAACTGCTAAAGCTTGATCAGCACGATAGATTAAACCACAAAGTAACGATAGAAAAACGTAATTCTGAAGTATGTAAAAAATGTCTAAGAATTTTTCGGTCGATATTAGTATGTATTCTAGACTTACCATTTCCCCTAGCTATGTATCGGACGATTGCCAGTATTAtgactttgtatatatataatatagtacATGTCTAGATACGGGGAATGCATCTGTATGTTTCTTTTTCGTGGGAtgtaaaattaacaattttttgGTTAAATCTGTGTTCGTGAGCTAAATGTGCAAGTTATTGAGAAAATTTCTGtgcaaaatatttacatttcaatgttaacatgtacatgtagccgagaaataaaacattatttaaaaaatagaatttttgttttgttcattgcTAGTAGGTATCGAAAACTTACCATTTTTCTTTGCTATGTATCGGGCGAGAGACATACTCTGGAAATATTTTTTAccatcaatttctaaaattggCAACTGACCAGTGGGTGtggctgaaaaaaaaatatccaaaacTAAAACACCTTAGATAGCTCTTTTCAGACGCAAACTTATTTTTGTGtcttcaaaattaaataaaaaattaaagaataCTTTTCTTACTTGGTTTCACCTTTGGCCAATCCTGAAATTCAATCCTGCGATCATCGAAATCTACACCAGCAGCCACAAATACTAAGCGCACAACTTCCCCACGTCCTTTAATATTGAAGTAATGATAAGTATATTTCGTCATGTTGAATTCCTAATATCTTCTATTACACGTAGCTTTATTAACTGCTAATGTGAATCGGACTGCTCGACTTTTAAATGTGAGTCCAAATGCTTTGTTTAAATACTTATATAGATTTAAACTGACCCACAGGGGAATATCTCAAAAGACTTTTGCAACACATAACCTGGTGTGAAACTTCATTCAATGCTTCTGGACAATAAACACGAGGCCTCGAAATAGGACATTTTCGGTTGGGTGAACTTTGACGATATTTGGAAATATCGACTTAGTATGGAGCGCGTTAAGCGTCAAAACTTAGTTGTGACCACGCACCTGTTAGGGTCGGTGTGTTTACtactaaactggtaccctgttgacctcgcttctctcgtGTACAACAGGTAAGCGCCAATTTTTGACAGCCAGGATTtcactcggatcacctcggtcgattccatctagATGTAGGTTACCGTAATCTGCCAAAGTTTGCCGAATGGCAGGATTTGGGCTGTTCGAGAAAGCTACAACGGCGCTACccaatcaaattcaaattagacttcttagatcctcgcattatactctgcgtaagagtATACGACGCGGATCTAAGAGGTCTGAATTGAATTAGATTGCGGTGCTACCTTTCGGAATCTCTTCAGTGCGATATGAAAATCAATTGGCCAATGAAATTGGCTCATTTCGGCTAATCAAAGTACCGCTTACCCTTTGTTTGTGTGTAGCACCAATGaacggggaaccagtttagttTACTACTTTGTGACTTTCTTAtaaaccacaggggctaagcccgctTTGGGCCCGagctctgtgataccataaatattgaaaggggtctaactctgactcAGATAAATGAAAAACTAACCACTTGCTtcaaatgtctaaaaaaaaaaaaataataatcagaaACTAGGTGCGACATGCGTAATTTACCGGTCTTcgtgcatagattaatgttttaactacttatACGCCAAAATCTAAGCCACAcgtgctttaaaaaaaaacagattattattattattattatttacagtatttataaagcgcattatataatatataaaaaattctctaagcgctttacatgaaaacaacaataaactacaattaaaaattgaacatatctaaaacagtgtaaaaaaatatatatatattcgtttCATTAAAGGAATATGAATTCTAGCACTGGTTTACACAAAATCATGattaaactacagaaaatacatacaaaaaggtttcataaaaaagaatattaacaCTGTCACTGGAAATGGCTTACATAAAATCGTTATAAGAtgtacgtcatcgttctctcgatttaaCCTGCTCAGTTTTACTCGGACATTTAGCGGTCCAAGTCACCGACTGACTTCTCGCTGGTCACAACAGTGAAATTCAAAgtagtgtggaagatttcggatCTATCAAATAAACTTTCGTTGTTTGAGTTGGTAATCTGCAGTGGGCATTTCTACCGTCAGTTGCTATATCAGCCCTATCCCTTTCTGACAATCTGCAGAGTAATAAAAGCTATAACGATAGGATGCCGTTTTAA
This genomic window from Ostrea edulis chromosome 4, xbOstEdul1.1, whole genome shotgun sequence contains:
- the LOC130054451 gene encoding hematopoietic prostaglandin D synthase-like, which gives rise to MTKYTYHYFNIKGRGEVVRLVFVAAGVDFDDRRIEFQDWPKVKPTTPTGQLPILEIDGKKYFQSMSLARYIAKKNGLAGTNDLEQLQIDQVVDNVHDLHEEMIVPIFEKDEKKKAEQTKKLMEESIPRGMGFLSKTLKDNGGQYFVGKKLSLADIYFFDVVSRFLEKDDKVLDKFPELKANLNKTKSLPKIADYLTKRPKTDL